From the Corvus cornix cornix isolate S_Up_H32 chromosome 1A, ASM73873v5, whole genome shotgun sequence genome, the window GTCAgtggagatttttttcaataCGTGGCAATCCATGTTTAATCCAAGCAAGTCCTCTGTCGGACACGGGGGAAAGCTtggagcagctgctcacagaagccactgcTGTAGCCTGTTCCCTCCCAACTctgccatgcaaacccaatacatcCTTCTTCCAAGTAGTCAGATTTGAGCaagcaaatgtttttaatattatttgtaCAGCTGGGTTAAAATCACTACAGTGGAGCTGCTGATGAGAAGTAACAGAAAAACAGTCACAATAGAGTATTAGTGGAGTCATTTATCTTTGGCATTTAACAGTCCATTCCATTTAATAAAGTTTGTATAGAGGACTTTTCACCACTGAGGGTATCACAAACAAGATTTAATGTATACAAACcctcaaatatttgttttttaacaaagcTGCTACAGAATAGCATCTTGTTTCACAAGGACAACTTCAGAGTAGAGGCAAGTGCGTTTCAGCCACAGCAGCATGAACAGCATGCAACACATGACATTAAACAGATACAATGTCCACGTTtgaaacattaaattaaaacacattaaacaATCAGTTGAAACACAGGCCATGCTATAAAATGCCCTTTCCAAGTCACCTTAATCACCAATGCCCCCCAATAAATGCTATCTTCTGAGTATTTACTGGTAAAAACTAGTATGACAGTTTCCCCAGttaattaaaaagctgtagTTTGGTATTTATTTGTACAATAgaatgtatataaaatattacaatAAAAAGTTCATAATCATGTTAGCAATCACCTTCAAATGTTCATAAAATCCTCTTTTGCCTGAAGCTCAAAATCATGTAGGTATTTCTAATTATGTAGCAAATCACTAAGATTCATTCCCCCTACCTGCTTTTGAAATGGCATTCTCTTAATGATTTAGGACTGCCTACCAAAATTCCATATTCATCTGAGCAAGCCTGGCTTAGCTAGTGGCACAGTTATTATAGTCTAAGAGTTCCTTTCTCTCAGGTTTTCCAGGAAACAGTTCCCTTTATAGTATGTGTTCATCTTGATTTTGTGCAATGTTTTTACAGAAGTGCACTAGAGAAATTTCTctaaaaaggcattttgaagAGAGTTTTCCTTAACATGTACATGTGACCAAAGTCCTTGGACACTGAAGAACAACTGAATAGAAGTCATTTCCCTTGCTATAAACGGTACAGAATCCTGTAGAAATGGACTACAAAACCACAGTGCTAATAATGCCCAGGTTTTTTTAGACCTTTATGATAGACACAGTAATGTACATAAAGAATGTGTGACACATTAAGCTTTTACAggttatttttgtctcttcatAAAAAATAGAttgtaatataaaatattaaaaacaagctCTAACTTGTACCACACTGAGATTTTCTATATATGACATCTTAAAAGGAGTATTATATggtaatatattaaaatatcacTTTCAAGTAAATTATTCAATTTCATAGACAAGAACATGTCTATAATATGTATTCCAGCACTATGTAATCCCAGTAATCtgaaatatgcaaaataaagcCTGTGTAAACTTAAAGAAGTTCACTTCCACATTTCTCAATTTCAATCCTATTCATTTTCTGTATGCAAGATTCCCAATGCCTTAAATGGGGACTAAGTATTGGGGCCCAGTCCAAAGGAATTTGAGGAAAACAGGAGCATTTCTCACAGACTCCATGAAAAAGTGAAATCTAATCACATTTTCAAAACCAACTAATTGCTTGGGTTCTTGCTTTCAGGCCTAAGAATATCTTGTGAAAACCTTACATTCTGTTGGATGAGGGCATGAAAGGGGTACTTGTTCTGTGGTACACTGTAAGGTCAGTCTTAAGTGCTTTTGGGAATAAAGGTTAGAAAGACCTAACTTAAAAATACTTAACACCCACCCATTAAGATCAAAGATCAGTACATACACGTATTAAAGATCTGTATGACCTCCACTGAATAAACAAAATGCTTATAAACATTATATACAGAAATTTACTCCACCACCCCCCCCAAACATCATGTTTCTTAGGTGTTTATTGTTAATCTCAATTACAGTTGAGAAGTTCTGAATGATTCCTACTTGAAGTGGTGAATGCTGCTTCTGTAACTGCTATCCTGCAAACAGCTTATAACACTGGCATTCCTTAATGTAACAGAGGCAAAGTTCTGGCTCCAGTAATTGCAGGAGTACCCGAATTTGGCCTAGGATGAACCTGGGTTTGGTTACTAAAGCAGTTATGCTATacctttttcttcaaagtattttcagaaacGTAATTGTTGTCTGGGATGTTACTCTACAAAAATACAATGTTAAGCATAGTGCATTTTATCTACAGTTGCTTTGTCATTTTATAATATGCATTGctatatgtaaatatatttgagTTGAAAAATAACATTGTTCTGATGGTGGCAAAACAGTAAGTACATTGCCAGCTCTTTGCCACTGCGAGTCATAATAAATGTTTGCTACTGAAATTCATAATTTGCTGGCTATTACATGTGACAATCCAttagacaaatatttttctattaaaatacatatagATGACCTTCACATTAATTTCtttacactgaatttcagaaacaaaTCTGTATAGATTTTACAAGACCTTTTTCCATCAACAGTCACTGGAGTAGGCTGTTCTTAGTGACATGACTTCCCCACTGTCttggaagattaaaaaaagggtacattttttaattgctagatgtttctgcttctgttttctccactgctgcctcaggaaaaagcagttttctaaGTATGTTTGCATAGAATGGCCCATACACTTTTTTATTGAAGTTTACAATGCTTGCATACTGAGATCCAAGCAACTCCATCTCTGTCTGAATCACAGAAAGGCCTCCTGGCACAGTAGGCATACACTTCTGAGAACTGGGAAGAGTAAGCAAGCTTCTCATGAAGAGCTGGATTCGTTTGTCTGAAATGGAATATAAAGCATGCTCAGAACAAATGTAAACCCAAGATGAAGCCATAGTCACTTTGTAAGCACCCTGCACATCAGCACagcaaaaaatccaaaaatgtAAGCAGTAGCTCTTTCCCAAGATTGCGTTGGGATGGCAAACAATACCATAAGCTTCTTAAATTTGGCTACTGCAAGGTGGACACAGCATAAACCCACTGCAACAAGTTACATTTACTAATATGAAGTAGactcaaagtaaaaaaaaccaaaaccaaacaaaccccactaGGTTTAAACCCAGAACGGACACAAAGGAGACTGAATAGCACTCCTTTTTCTAAATTCTTCTCCAAAATACTAGGCTGCCTAGGCTTGTCTCTACAGGCACTTTTAGAATTATTTCTAGCTGTGACTAACCACGCTCTAAGTAAACAACATTTCCTTAGGTTTAGTTGAGCCAGTATTTTACTGCAGTTAGAGCATGCTTTTAGAAGATAATCAGACAGCCTATTAAGCTTGCTAGAAGTGAATTTATAAATAGACACATACAATATGACAATTATGTAGTATCTTACTAACCAATCAAAGAACAGACAGGATTATTCTTCTCAACAATATGAGCGATTTGACCCATTAAATTACTCTGCATTTCTTCACTAAGAGTGGGAAGACCTCTTTCACTTAGAGACTTGTTCACTGTGCTGCAAATCTGGATACCAATAGCATTCAGAGCCTCCTTCAAATCAAAACTtctggaagaaacaaaaaagcattaaattcTGCAGTTTCTGTAGCATAGCTTGTAAAGTCTCTCACTTgtctcctttcccttttattttcaacCTGGTCTCTGCAATGAGAGAATTTTGAAGTTTTCATCTTTTGCTGCAGATTTATGTAAATCTACAGATACAAGAAAATCTCTATGTGGAAGGTAAAAGAAGGACCTAATTGTGATTCAAAtgggaaaagtaatttcaagTGTGCAGCAGTGACACCAGTTCACTTTATCCTTGTGCCTAGGTGTTTTCCTGGGCCACATGCATAGCATTtcacaagaaaaagcagagtgGAAAACTCTTTTAAAAGAGCGTCACATACATCAGACTTGCTTGTAGTACAAGCAGCCAAAGAAATAGGCAGCCAAGTAACTTGGAACTACCTACAACAAGTTTGAAGCAACTGGCAAGATAATTTAGTGAATGTATTGTCACAGTCTTTCCAGCACTGGAGTGTATGAATGAAGTTTACTGGTAGGCTCCAAAATCTGCACACTGATATTGAGAtgagattttattaaaatctaGCTTTGAAAACACATCTCTAACATATAGTGGCCTTGTATTATAAAGGGAATATATAGATTAAAATTTGGTATCttcctgttgcagtggggatcctgcaacacgcatatatcaaaccaggagtcccgtggaaaggaaatatatatggacagacagattcttgctagatgtttcagagatgtttatttctccagccgcatggccggggctctgctcaggaactgttccagtcacgggaccaagggtccttctgcccgcgcagggaacacaaaccaacccatgggaacgaggctgagcaggggcagggaaaccccgtgtctgtgccctcagggcccctctgccagggctacacagcggggggaggagaccccaacacctTCCTATTAGTAACAAGCACTGTCTATGACACTAGAATTGCTTCCAACTGTTTCCTCTCAAGAAAAataagggtaaaaaaaaagtaaaaaaaaaggccttACTTCTTGTTCATGCCTTcaagaagaggaagggagatCCTTTTCAGATGGTCAGCAAAATCAGGCAAATCTACAATTGCTGCACCCACCATGTTGTTTGTTATGAGAGAAACACAAGCTATGATTTTTAATTGATTGAGCTTTTCTCTCAACTCCTGAAGACGAACTTCATCTGTTATTAGAGTCTAGAATTGAAACAATAATACTAGTTTAGGAATAAGGAAGGAGAGATACAGGAAAAGGACAGGTCTAGGATATAGTTATGAAGCATTACTATTTGTAATCACAAATACACAAAGCCAGAACAGACAGCAACTGAAATACCCTAAATATGTATAGCATCAAGTGGCATTACGGTACAAGTTACAGAAGTAAGCCTGCGGTGGGAAGGAAAGCAATGAGGAAACTGAGGACATTGCATCTCACTCCTCATCACTGCTGACAAATCTGCAACCAACAATTCAGCCCATGACATGGAATGCTCAGAGGACCCAGAGAACATTGTAATGACCAGATTACAGACAGAATAGTCTTCTGGATTTGGCTGTCTTTTGAAAAAATTCCAAGATTTGTAACTGATGGATAATGATGAACAATTGTGTTTGACAACCACCAGTTCAACCAACAGAGCAGGTTCTGCAAGTGATACATAACCCGCTCCAGGCAAAAAGCCAGCTGATCATACGAAGAACGTAAGTAACTCCCACAGCAAAATGTAGCTGGAGTTAATTTTAGGTTAGAAAGAGTTcatcctgagcagcacagcGGCATTAACATCCAACAATTTCATAATACTAGATCCACCAGAGGATACCTGTGCGTGGTTCTTATTCAAAACTGTTCGCAGAAAGCTAAGACAGTGGTTTCCCTTCTGTCCACTGACTGAGAATACCAAGAGCCATCCCCATGTATTTAGCAAATTCTCTGCCAGGCCACCCTATGTGTAGCTAAGGCCCTCCctggaaatgcaaattttagCCCTGACCGATGGCAAATTTCACAGTGGCTTTATGGAAAGTTGCAGAGGTCGGTAATCAGGAGGTGGAGGGAAAATATGAACGCTGATTCTTGAAGGAATAGTTTACATGCACTGAGAAAGGCTAAATACCTACTTTAGAGGCCTTCAAGCTTTTACTGATTCTGTTCTAAAGAGTGATCCCacccattcctgctgctgttagGGAAACAGGATGCTACAATCAGTTCTTTTAAAGATACAGAAAGCCAAGTACTGTCAGTACAAGGCCCAGCCTTTGACCACAGCCAAGGCTGCTCTTAGGGTGGAGCTGGTGAGCTATGATTGGAAAGAGGGAAAACGACCTTTACCTTGTTCTTTTCTGGTTGTTGACTTGCCCATCTCGAATTTCAGAAGCTGGACTAGAATATAATCTCCAAATTTCAAATTTACTGTGCAGTAATTTATGGAGTGCAAGAGAATATTCACTTACTGTCATCAATAGCAGGATTAGTATATCACACCAATGATTTCATATAGCTGGTAATCTGAAGACACCAAAATGTAACTTCTTACCTCTGGAATTGTTTTGCAATAATCCCATTGTAACAGTTTCAAGTAGCCATTGTTTAGCACCAGTGTAGGACTAATAATTGGTTTCGAACTACTATCAGCACCAGGGGATGATGAAGACTCATCAGAAACAGATGACAATTCATCTTCTATCGATTCCTTTATCCATTCTGTTGTGAGATTCAGGGCACCTAAGCATTGCAAATAGCACAGATTTACTGCATGCCTTCATCAAAATAAGCACTACCTTGAGAAAAAGGTTGTATACCTAAGAGAATTCAACCTCTGAAGACTTAAACATAATGGACAGCTGAGTCTGACACTTTAATTCCCTCATTCACTTTCTTCCACTGATCACCTTGAAATTCTACCTAGTTTGTACAAACCCAGCCACAAATTGTTAGACTTCAGACAAGATTTTTAGGTAATAAAAGCCTCAAAGTTTGAGTTCCCAAAgaattgttttccctttttcagagAGACCACTCATCAGCTGGGGCATAAGACTGAAAAGTAGAGGTGAAGGAAGATTAAAACATTTGATTTGTTGTAGTAGAGGTTTTCTCAGGCTCCATATATGAACACTCAGGCCCCATCAGTGGTTCAGGGCTCCCATTTTAGAAGCCCCTGCTCTAGATGTTAGCAAGCTTACTTATTCTTTTTAGAGGATGTATTTCTGAAGACTGTTTAACCACattaaacaaaaatctgttctaGTGCATCAAGTTGACTTTGCACCAtctaagaaatttttttcagagcctGCCTTTTGTTTATTAAAACATTGATCTTACCACTTCTACCTTTCAGGCACACTAACTGTTTTTACATGTTTACTTCACACTAACAACAGAACTGTTGCACACacaagagagaaaagtctcATCTTACGTAGGGCTTCTGCATCCAGACAGCAAGAGTCACCACTTGTTTGTCTTTCAGACACCAACCAATTTGGTAAATGTAAGTTTGTCTGAAAATGCCCCAGACAGACAAACTAGACAGCAAGTTAAGCAATCATCCAGTGATAGCTTGCTTGTCAAAAAACTTTTCCATTCTTTAGATACAGACAAGAAATTGAAGTTTTCCTCTAAGTTAACTGCAACTTACAGATTTTTCAAAGCACACATTTAAATagccttttttaaaagagaagtttaaattaaaaatagcatgGTACATACCTGGTGTTTCTTCAAGAATTTCCTGGAATTTTGTTCTTTCGTAGTCCACCAAGTTATGCCAGAGGTATGGTCTAAGGCTTTTAATTGTGTAATTTGCCATATCCACTTTCATCAGGTCCAAAACATGGAAT encodes:
- the TCP11L2 gene encoding T-complex protein 11-like protein 2 isoform X2 — encoded protein: MPLNDDQNSDSDSSRLSESTASSSDLEYSRQSFNSDSSSKPSSPASSPPKAITFDELMAATRNLSNWTLAHEIAVNANFCIKHEDYPQNSFAGTVKQIVHKAFWDHLESELNEDPPEYEHAIKLFEEIREILLSFLTPGANRIHNQICEVLDTDLIRQQAEHNAVDIPGLANYIINTMGKLCAPIRDNDIKQLKATDNIVELLRQIFHVLDLMKVDMANYTIKSLRPYLWHNLVDYERTKFQEILEETPGALNLTTEWIKESIEDELSSVSDESSSSPGADSSSKPIISPTLVLNNGYLKLLQWDYCKTIPETLITDEVRLQELREKLNQLKIIACVSLITNNMVGAAIVDLPDFADHLKRISLPLLEGMNKKSFDLKEALNAIGIQICSTVNKSLSERGLPTLSEEMQSNLMGQIAHIVEKNNPVCSLIDKRIQLFMRSLLTLPSSQKCMPTVPGGLSVIQTEMELLGSQYASIVNFNKKVYGPFYANILRKLLFPEAAVEKTEAETSSN
- the TCP11L2 gene encoding T-complex protein 11-like protein 2 isoform X3 → MPLNDDQNSDSDSSRLSESTASSSDLEYSRQSFNSDSSSKPSSPASASPPKAITFDELMAATRNLSNWTLAHEIAVNANFCIKHEDYPQNSFAGTVKQIVHKAFWDHLESELNEDPPEYEHAIKLFEEIREILLSFLTPGANRIHNQICEVLDTDLIRQQAEHNAVDIPGLANYIINTMGKLCAPIRDNDIKQLKATDNIVELLRQIFHVLDLMKVDMANYTIKSLRPYLWHNLVDYERTKFQEILEETPGALNLTTEWIKESIEDELSSVSDESSSSPGADSSSKPIISPTLVLNNGYLKLLQWDYCKTIPETLITDEVRLQELREKLNQLKIIACVSLITNNMVGAAIVDLPDFADHLKRISLPLLEGMNKNFDLKEALNAIGIQICSTVNKSLSERGLPTLSEEMQSNLMGQIAHIVEKNNPVCSLIDKRIQLFMRSLLTLPSSQKCMPTVPGGLSVIQTEMELLGSQYASIVNFNKKVYGPFYANILRKLLFPEAAVEKTEAETSSN
- the TCP11L2 gene encoding T-complex protein 11-like protein 2 isoform X1, giving the protein MPLNDDQNSDSDSSRLSESTASSSDLEYSRQSFNSDSSSKPSSPASASPPKAITFDELMAATRNLSNWTLAHEIAVNANFCIKHEDYPQNSFAGTVKQIVHKAFWDHLESELNEDPPEYEHAIKLFEEIREILLSFLTPGANRIHNQICEVLDTDLIRQQAEHNAVDIPGLANYIINTMGKLCAPIRDNDIKQLKATDNIVELLRQIFHVLDLMKVDMANYTIKSLRPYLWHNLVDYERTKFQEILEETPGALNLTTEWIKESIEDELSSVSDESSSSPGADSSSKPIISPTLVLNNGYLKLLQWDYCKTIPETLITDEVRLQELREKLNQLKIIACVSLITNNMVGAAIVDLPDFADHLKRISLPLLEGMNKKSFDLKEALNAIGIQICSTVNKSLSERGLPTLSEEMQSNLMGQIAHIVEKNNPVCSLIDKRIQLFMRSLLTLPSSQKCMPTVPGGLSVIQTEMELLGSQYASIVNFNKKVYGPFYANILRKLLFPEAAVEKTEAETSSN